Proteins from one Mycobacterium sp. EPa45 genomic window:
- a CDS encoding PAC2 family protein, with product MTASNFSGTKGPDLPELQNTIIVAAFEGWNDAGDAASDALEHLDAIWEADTIIEIDDEAYYDYQVNRPVIRQVDGVTRELVWPSMQISHCRPPGSDRDIVLMHGVEPNMRWRTFCAELLAIADKLNVDTVVILGALLADTPHTRPVPVSGAAYSPESAKFFGLEETRYEGPTGIAGVFQDACVAAGIPAVTFWAAVPHYVSQPPNPKATVALLRRVEDVLDIEVPLADLPAQAEEWEQAVTEMTADDEEIAEYVASLEQRGDAEVDMNEALSKVDGDALAAEFERYLRRRGPGFRG from the coding sequence GTGACAGCCTCGAACTTCAGCGGCACGAAAGGCCCGGACCTGCCCGAATTGCAGAACACGATCATCGTCGCGGCTTTCGAGGGCTGGAACGACGCCGGTGACGCTGCCAGTGACGCGCTCGAGCACCTGGACGCCATCTGGGAGGCCGACACGATCATCGAGATCGACGACGAGGCGTACTACGACTACCAGGTGAATCGTCCGGTGATCCGGCAGGTCGACGGGGTGACGCGCGAACTGGTGTGGCCGTCGATGCAGATCTCACACTGCCGGCCGCCCGGGTCGGACCGTGACATCGTGCTGATGCACGGGGTCGAGCCGAACATGCGGTGGCGCACCTTCTGCGCCGAGTTGCTGGCGATCGCCGACAAGCTGAACGTGGACACCGTGGTGATCCTCGGGGCACTGCTGGCCGACACGCCGCACACCCGGCCGGTTCCGGTGTCCGGCGCGGCCTACTCTCCCGAATCGGCGAAGTTCTTCGGACTCGAGGAGACCCGGTACGAGGGCCCGACCGGAATCGCGGGCGTGTTCCAGGACGCGTGTGTGGCCGCGGGCATCCCGGCGGTGACGTTCTGGGCGGCGGTTCCGCATTACGTGTCGCAGCCACCCAATCCGAAGGCCACCGTCGCGCTACTGCGCCGAGTCGAGGACGTGCTCGACATCGAGGTGCCGCTGGCCGACCTGCCTGCCCAGGCCGAGGAGTGGGAGCAGGCCGTCACGGAGATGACCGCCGACGACGAGGAGATCGCCGAGTATGTGGCCTCCCTCGAGCAGCGCGGTGACGCCGAGGTGGACATGAACGAGGCGTTGTCGAAGGTGGACGGTGACGCGCTGGCCGCGGAGTTCGAACGGTATCTGCGCCGGCGGGGTCCGGGCTTTCGCGGCTGA